A stretch of the Helicoverpa armigera isolate CAAS_96S chromosome 5, ASM3070526v1, whole genome shotgun sequence genome encodes the following:
- the LOC110374475 gene encoding ribosomal RNA small subunit methyltransferase NEP1, whose protein sequence is MGKKRKLGAKDDEFEFDPIPRHLVTSHIKKQEKRLIVILENAQLETVKTGNSFELLNCDDHANILRKNDRDPGSCRPDITHQSLLMLMDSPLNRAGLLQVYIHTEKNVLIEINPQTRIPRTFKRFAGLMVQLLHKFAIRASDGPMKLLKVIKNPVTSHLPVGVRKVTMSFSSKVVKNCRELVPKDEPIVMVIGAMAHGKVEVDYSEDIISISNYPLSAALTCAKLCTAFEEVWDVA, encoded by the exons ATGGGCAAGAAAAGGAAACTTGGGGCGAAAGATGATGAATTTGAATTCGATCCGATACCAAGACATTTAGTGACTTCGCACattaaaaaacaagaaaaacgtCTCATTGTTATTTTGGAAAACGCACAGCTTGAGACAGTAAAG ACCGGCAACAGTTTCGAGTTATTGAACTGTGATGATCATGCAAACATACTAAGAAAGAATGATCGAGACCCTGGCTCCTGCAGACCTGATATCACTCACCAGTCATTACTGATGTTGATGGACTCTCCTCTGAACAGAGCTGGTTTGCTGCAAGTTTATATCCACACAGAGAAGAATGTTCTCATAGAAATCAACCCACAAACTAGAATACCTCGCACATTTAAACGATTTGCAGGTTTAATGG ttCAACTTCTTCACAAATTTGCAATAAGAGCTTCGGATGGCCCaatgaaattattgaaagttataaaaaatCCAGTGACATCACATTTACCCGTTGGTGTAAGAAAAGTGACAATGTCTTTCAGTTCAAAAGTTGTGAAGAATTGTAGAGAGTTAGTACCTAAGGATGAGCCCATAGTCATGGTTATTGGTGCCATGGCTCATGGCAAAGTAGAAGTAGATTATTCTGAAGATATTATATCTATCAGCAACTATCCATTGTCAGCTGCCTTGACTTGTGCTAAATTGTGTACCGCCTTTGAGGAAGTTTGGGATGTtgcataa
- the LOC110374447 gene encoding autophagy protein 5, with translation MANDREVLREIWDGKLPICFQLAQEEIMEIQQPDAFYVMVPRLSYFPLVTDKMKRHFLRYISQENSDSEMWLDYNGQPLKWHYPIGFLYDLFCGNDPQLPWHLTVHFTKFPEDILLHCNNKDVVEAHFMSTVKEADVLKHRGQVMSTMQKKDHNQLWLGLQNDKFDQFWAINRRLMESHGDNEGFKHIPIKLYSDDGICSQRLVSPKNSDGSRKTLQQMTAELYPDKPDVQLRTHGIVIPSDTPLQWLSEHLSYPDNFLHLCVF, from the exons ATGGCTAACGATAGAGAAGTTCTACGGGAAATATGGGACGGAAAGTTACcaatttgttttcaattagCTCAAGAAGAAATCATGGAAATACAGCAACCAGATGCATTTTACGTGATGGTCCCCCGATTGAGTTATTTTCCTCTCGTTACTGACAAG ATGAAAAGACACTTCCTGCGCTATATTTCTCAAGAAAATTCCGACAGCGAAATGTGGTTGGATTATAATGGACAGCCACTTAAGTGGCACTATCCCATAGGTTTCCTGTATGATCTATTTTGTGGCAATGACCCACAACTGCCGTGGCATCTAACTGTGCATTTCACAAAGTTCCCTGAAGACATCCTTCTACATTGTAATAACAA GGATGTAGTAGAAGCACATTTCATGTCTACTGTGAAAGAGGCTGATGTACTCAAACACAGAGGTCAAGTGATGTCTACAATGCAAAAGAAGGATCACAACCAGTTATGGCTTGGTTTACAAAATG ACAAATTTGACCAATTCTGGGCAATAAATAGGAGATTGATGGAATCACATGGTGACAATGAAGGCTTCAAACACATTCCTATAAAGTTATATTCTGATGATGGTATATGCAGTCAAAGGCTAGTCAGTCCAAAGAACAGCGATGGCAGTAGGAAGACATTGCAACAAATGACTGCTGAATTATATCCGGATAAACCTGATG TGCAATTGAGAACACACGGGATAGTAATTCCATCAGACACACCACTGCAATGGCTTTCTGAGCATTTGAGTTATCCCGACAACTTCCTACACCTGTGTgtgttttaa
- the LOC110374446 gene encoding torsin-like protein, translated as MLFKSQYVVLIFVICLLQCALSELITLSILGSAAVAGWFSWNTLKENTYCRYAECCTDQHVPFDINKLKLSLSQRMFGQPLVDELVNILHAHKEAVHDENKRNKKALVISLHGWPGVGKNYAATMIAEALYTKGMHSKYVKLFMGKKDFDCSNLQKKKEDLVATLNSIVRKCPRSLIIFDEIHDMCPSVLDTIKPMLDHHHAVDGIDYRDSIFIFISNIGGQEIATKLLDLYAQGAKRGDVEFHDFEPIIRRTAYFQGGFEKAAAIANHLIDHYVPFLPLEQHHVEMCALAEFRSHSVYHPTKEMMAEALSVITYGPNEDQPIFANNGCKRFTRHIPYVIQKNKQKLEL; from the exons atgttatttaaaagtcAGTATGTGGTTTTAATATTTGTGATATGTCTATTGCAATGTGCCTTGTCGGAGTTAATCACATTATCCATACTTGGATCAGCTGCTGTAGCTGGCTGGTTTAGTTGGAATACACTTAAAGAAAACACATATTGTCGGTACGCGGAATGTTGTACAGATCAGCACGTGCCTTTTGATATAAACA AATTAAAATTATCTCTATCACAAAGAATGTTTGGGCAGCCATTAGTTGATGAACTAGTGAACATATTGCATGCACACAAAGAGGCTGTACatgatgaaaacaaaagaaataaaaaggctTTGGTAATAAGCCTTCATGGCTGGCCGGGTGTGGGTAAAAACTATGCAGCTACTATGATTGCCGAGGCACTTTACACTAAAGGCATGCACAGTAAATATGTAAAGTTGTTTATGGGCAAAAAAGATTTTGACTGCTCTaacttacaaaagaaaaaa GAAGACTTGGTAGCAACTCTGAATAGTATTGTAAGAAAATGTCCAAGGTCACTCATAATATTCGATGAAATCCACGATATGTGCCCTTCCGTGTTAGATACCATCAAACCGATGCTTGATCATCATCATGCTGTAGACGGTATTGATTATAG ggatagcatttttatatttatatccaATATTGGAGGTCAAGAAATAGCAACAAAGTTGCTAGACCTGTATGCTCAAGGAGCAAAGAGAGGTGATGTTGAATTTCATGATTTTGAACCAATCATAAGGAGGACTGCATATTTTCAAg gtggATTTGAAAAGGCAGCTGCAATAGCAAATCATCTGATTGACCATTATGTGCCATTTTTACCATTGGAGCAACACCATGTAGAGATGTGTGCTCTGGCCGAGTTTCGGTCACACTCTGTATATCACCCAACTAAGGAAATGATGGC GGAAGCTTTATCTGTCATAACATATGGCCCGAATGAAGACCAGCCAATATTTGCTAACAATGGATGCAAGCGATTTACAAGACACATTCCTTATGTAATTCAAAAGAATAAGCAGAAGCTTGAATTATAA
- the LOC135116932 gene encoding DNA repair protein XRCC2-like, producing MNKYKVESGVQLLARLTKKPVVENFYSDLFQPGLKCDDVVELISNSSQQLLLDLISEAIYPKNNTEPLGALVFNTASHFNCYEFINVLKKKIVSTSRGNCETELENVLKRSLNNLFTLDIYDATQFYTSIHNLDNILAEHPNISLLIFNTLTAFYWSEQGSKITKMDLYIKNLLKMIQKVAKEYKVILIYTKPEHFSSNKETYKIGDVPMPEDVNYKVQILDSISNTYQVNVRTIDCYYEKNMFIINNKIKWQ from the coding sequence ATGAATAAATACAAAGTAGAATCTGGAGTTCAACTGCTGGCAAGATTGACTAAGAAACCAGTTGTTGAAAACTTTTACTCAGATCTGTTTCAGCCTGGATTAAAGTGTGATGATGTTGTTGAATTAATAAGCAATAGTAGTCAACAACTTCTGTTAGATTTGATTTCTGAAGCAATATATCCCAAGAATAATACTGAGCCATTGGGTGCCCTTGTATTTAATACAGCTAGTCATTTTAATTGCTATGAATTCATCAATGTGTTGAAGAAAAAGATTGTATCAACCTCAAGGGGGAATTGTGAAACTGAACTAGAAAATGTACTTAAAAGAAGTCTCAATAATTTGTTTACACTGGACATTTATGATGCAACACAGTTTTATACATCTATTCACAACTTGGACAATATATTAGCAGAACATCCAAATATCTCACTACTCATATTCAATACTTTAACAGCATTTTATTGGTCTGAACAAGgctcaaaaataacaaaaatggatttgtatataaaaaatttaCTGAAGATGATACAAAAAGTGGCTAAAGAATATAAAGTTATCCTAATATATACTAAACCAGAACATTTTAGTTCCAACAAAGAAACATATAAAATTGGAGATGTTCCAATGCCAGAAGATGTAAATTATAAAGTCCAAATATTGGATAGTATTAGTAACACATACCAAGTAAATGTTAGAACAATTGATTGTTATTATGAGAAAAAcatgtttataataaataacaaaataaagtggCAGTGA
- the LOC110374464 gene encoding protein-serine O-palmitoleoyltransferase porcupine, whose product MDEEEEYVESAWTYIALCGEPTLYEGLRFAKDLIIANVALRLIIQFVPLPHNVRHSLSLVIGSFLLYYNIGPPFIWTVGLTASAYILIILVSFVTKKWRGLVMSISVIGFLLLCELYVLNPKMWQQIRGIQMIAAMKIISVAIELDRDLFKRMLNPVEFGGYVLCPANCILGPWISFHNYNQYLEIKFLSRRWIKIIVVNLFISMVYLVLSNCIVPWYIDDEMPKWLVAYRDAQAFRMSHYFVSSMSIVSMISAGFGLTNDCHSEVQVTKPFFIELPRSLVQVVIYWNIPMHQWLKNYVFKTCQPYGQFTAIFVTYAVSSLLHGWNFQFSAVLLSIGTFSYVEYNLRYKVASTLEVCCLANPCNKQCDHKYKKNTSVAIITNTIFSIITIIHLAYLGVMFEASFSVQESGYSYFHTISKWENLDYFSHGLAIFFYVIYLLM is encoded by the coding sequence ATGGATGAAGAAGAGGAATATGTAGAATCTGCTTGGACCTACATAGCATTATGTGGTGAACCTACACTATACGAAGGACTCCGATTCGCCAAGGATTTAATCATAGCCAACGTTGCGCTACGACTCATCATACAGTTCGTACCGCTGCCTCATAATGTTCGCCACAGTTTAAGTTTAGTCATCGGCagttttctattatattataacataGGACCTCCCTTTATTTGGACTGTGGGACTTACTGCTAGTGCCTACATATTAATAATCTTGGTCtcatttgttacaaaaaaatggaGAGGTCTGGTCATGTCAATATCTGTGATTGGATTCCTATTATTGTGCGAGTTGTATGTTCTTAATCCAAAAATGTGGCAACAAATAAGGGGCATTCAGATGATAGCAGCTATGAAGATAATTTCTGTGGCAATTGAATTAGACAGAGATTTGTTTAAAAGAATGCTTAACCCTGTTGAATTCGGAGGATATGTACTATGTCCAGCTAATTGTATTTTAGGCCCATGGATATCATTCCACAACTACAATCAGTACCTAGAAATTAAGTTCTTATCTAGAAGatggataaaaataattgtggTGAATCTCTTCATATCTATGGTATATTTGGTTTTATCTAACTGTATTGTACCATGGTATATTGATGATGAGATGCCAAAATGGTTAGTGGCCTATAGAGATGCACAAGCTTTCAGAATGTCACATTATTTTGTGTCTAGCATGTCAATAGTATCAATGATAAGTGCAGGATTTGGACTTACAAATGACTGCCACTCTGAAGTACAAGTCACTAAACCATTTTTCATTGAATTGCCAAGATCCCTAGTCCAAGTTGTAATTTATTGGAACATTCCAATGCATCAGTGGTTGAAGAACTATGTTTTCAAGACATGCCAGCCATATGGTCAATTTACGGCTATATTTGTTACTTATGCTGTGTCATCATTGCTCCATGGATGGAATTTTCAGTTTTCAGCTGTACTTCTAAGTATTGGAACATTTTCTTATGTTGAGTACAATCTACGCTACAAAGTAGCCTCAACTCTGGAAGTGTGTTGTTTGGCTAATCCTTGTAATAAGCAATGTGATCATAAGTACAAGAAGAACACTTCAGTTGCCATTATAACAAACactatattttctataattacGATAATACATCTTGCATATTTAGGTGTGATGTTTGAGGCATCATTTTCAGTGCAAGAATCAGGTTACTCATACTTCCATACTATAAGTAAATGGGAAAACCTCGATTATTTCAGTCATGGTcttgccatatttttttatgtgatttatTTGTTAATGTGA